In Montipora capricornis isolate CH-2021 chromosome 4, ASM3666992v2, whole genome shotgun sequence, a single genomic region encodes these proteins:
- the LOC138045160 gene encoding uncharacterized protein isoform X1, translated as MASSTDVRDHPSMNCPDRLDVFIKELADTKAKFPDGQNAHIIREELHHIIQGLLMDLSSKYRLFQNALVHQGGSMVEGTKIGQADEFDYVFVLPALQQQLLWKDCKPFFAEDYDINIQSTKLVLTMKELLFMDDILFPDWCDQEENERWRRDLMIFKDQKNPFRDEIAGMVSEAIHRSLKSLVDNFPKWKYVSRLKYPSGRTYLQILKFTDTGGSETFVSVDICLAVQIPYRSTDSETLQLLFDFWSINVISCSRRSESLWEISTFSSLPLHSNEVRCYRVLKYLIQTFLESYFDMYTMEYKAVIGTYTLKTLILKAITESENKWELHHLGQRVLEILDLIRQDLVTVRNEESSSQPLKWHPLKVSMDYSLHPVSAEPALFPRSTLYDSRKASKETIFQHNEAIENQVSTLIELLLEVRGTDQGREHMLSQIEAIESLKVSLKNGAHQMPVMETLKDRKKSDKSGVYNKFLLSWHVIDREDFKAFMRMSKFSIPVQPEGKDDDCVVLPKTFRVSTFLNCCLFKKETYEDDSVELMEMDVFDHGDWQQVVCWNVNESVNLRSVLPVELCSFCASHN; from the coding sequence ATGGCTTCATCAACAGATGTTAGGGACCATCCAAGTATGAACTGCCCTGACCGGCTAGACGTGTTCATAAAGGAACTCGCCGATACAAAAGCAAAGTTCCCAGATGGTCAAAACGCACACATTATCCGTGAAGAGCTACATCATATTATACAAGGTCTCCTTATGGACCTTTCCAGTAAGTATCGACTGTTTCAAAATGCACTTGTTCATCAAGGGGGAAGTATGGTGGAAGGTACTAAGATTGGACAAGCCGATGAGTTTGACTACGTTTTTGTTTTACCAGCGTTGCAACAGCAGTTGTTGTGGAAAGATTGCAAGCCCTTTTTTGCAGAAGATTACGACATTAATATTCAATCGACGAAGCTCGTTCTGACGATGAAGGAACTTCTTTTCATGGATGACATTTTATTCCCTGATTGGTGTGATCAAGAGGAAAACGAGCGATGGAGACGTGATCTGATGATTTTTAAAGATCAAAAAAATCCTTTCAGGGATGAAATCGCTGGCATGGTGTCAGAGGCGATTCATCGATCTCTGAAATCTCTTGTTGACAATTTCCCAAAGTGGAAATATGTCTCCCGACTGAAATACCCTTCTGGCAGAACTTACCTCCAAATTCTCAAGTTTACTGACACTGGTGGATCGGAAACTTTTGTGTCTGTTGATATTTGCTTGGCTGTTCAGATTCCCTACCGTTCCACGGACTCAGAAACTTTACAACTCCTTTTTGACTTCTGGTCAATCAACGTCATCTCATGTTCAAGGAGGTCGGAATCCCTTTGGGAAATATCAACATTCTCATCTCTGCCGCTTCACTCAAACGAGGTACGATGCTATCGTGTTCTTAAGTATCTTATCCAAACCTTCCTGGAATCATATTTCGACATGTACACAATGGAATATAAAGCAGTTATAGGAACTTACACCCTAAAAACCCTGATCCTGAAAGCCATAACGGAAAGTGAGAATAAATGGGAGTTGCACCATCTTGGCCAAAGGGTGTTAGAGATCCTTGATTTGATTAGGCAGGATCTTGTCACAGTGAGAAATGAAGAATCGAGCTCACAACCACTGAAGTGGCATCCTCTAAAGGTTTCTATGGATTACTCTTTGCATCCAGTATCCGCAGAGCCAGCTCTGTTTCCAAGATCCACATTGTATGACTCGCGTAAGGCTTCGAAAGAAACGATTTTCCAACACAATGAAGCCatcgaaaatcaagtttcaacCCTAATTGAATTGCTTCTCGAGGTAAGAGGTACTGACCAGGGACGAGAACACATGCTGTCACAAATTGAAGCAATCGAGAGTCTAAAAGTTTCTCTAAAGAATGGTGCCCACCAAATGCCCGTAATGGAGACACTAAAAGATCGGAAGAAAAGCGATAAAAGTGGTGTCTACAACAAGTTTTTGTTAAGCTGGCATGTTATCGACAGAGAAGATTTCAAAGCCTTCATGCGAATGAGCAAGTTTAGCATTCCAGTCCAACCTGAAGGGAAAGATGATGATTGTGTAGTTCTTCCTAAGACGTTTCGTGTATCGACGTTTCTTAACTGCTGCCTGTTCAAGAAAGAGACGTATGAAGACGACAGCGTTGAACTAATGGAGATGGATGTCTTTGATCACGGCGACTGGCAACAAGTTGTTTGTTGGAATGTTAATGAATCCGTGAACTTGCGTTCCGTTCTACCAGTGGAACTTTGTTCGTTCTGTGCTTCACATAACTGA
- the LOC138045160 gene encoding uncharacterized protein isoform X2 yields MASSTDVRDHPSMNCPDRLDVFIKELADTKAKFPDGQNAHIIREELHHIIQGLLMDLSTLQQQLLWKDCKPFFAEDYDINIQSTKLVLTMKELLFMDDILFPDWCDQEENERWRRDLMIFKDQKNPFRDEIAGMVSEAIHRSLKSLVDNFPKWKYVSRLKYPSGRTYLQILKFTDTGGSETFVSVDICLAVQIPYRSTDSETLQLLFDFWSINVISCSRRSESLWEISTFSSLPLHSNEVRCYRVLKYLIQTFLESYFDMYTMEYKAVIGTYTLKTLILKAITESENKWELHHLGQRVLEILDLIRQDLVTVRNEESSSQPLKWHPLKVSMDYSLHPVSAEPALFPRSTLYDSRKASKETIFQHNEAIENQVSTLIELLLEVRGTDQGREHMLSQIEAIESLKVSLKNGAHQMPVMETLKDRKKSDKSGVYNKFLLSWHVIDREDFKAFMRMSKFSIPVQPEGKDDDCVVLPKTFRVSTFLNCCLFKKETYEDDSVELMEMDVFDHGDWQQVVCWNVNESVNLRSVLPVELCSFCASHN; encoded by the exons ATGGCTTCATCAACAGATGTTAGGGACCATCCAAGTATGAACTGCCCTGACCGGCTAGACGTGTTCATAAAGGAACTCGCCGATACAAAAGCAAAGTTCCCAGATGGTCAAAACGCACACATTATCCGTGAAGAGCTACATCATATTATACAAGGTCTCCTTATGGACCTTTCCA CGTTGCAACAGCAGTTGTTGTGGAAAGATTGCAAGCCCTTTTTTGCAGAAGATTACGACATTAATATTCAATCGACGAAGCTCGTTCTGACGATGAAGGAACTTCTTTTCATGGATGACATTTTATTCCCTGATTGGTGTGATCAAGAGGAAAACGAGCGATGGAGACGTGATCTGATGATTTTTAAAGATCAAAAAAATCCTTTCAGGGATGAAATCGCTGGCATGGTGTCAGAGGCGATTCATCGATCTCTGAAATCTCTTGTTGACAATTTCCCAAAGTGGAAATATGTCTCCCGACTGAAATACCCTTCTGGCAGAACTTACCTCCAAATTCTCAAGTTTACTGACACTGGTGGATCGGAAACTTTTGTGTCTGTTGATATTTGCTTGGCTGTTCAGATTCCCTACCGTTCCACGGACTCAGAAACTTTACAACTCCTTTTTGACTTCTGGTCAATCAACGTCATCTCATGTTCAAGGAGGTCGGAATCCCTTTGGGAAATATCAACATTCTCATCTCTGCCGCTTCACTCAAACGAGGTACGATGCTATCGTGTTCTTAAGTATCTTATCCAAACCTTCCTGGAATCATATTTCGACATGTACACAATGGAATATAAAGCAGTTATAGGAACTTACACCCTAAAAACCCTGATCCTGAAAGCCATAACGGAAAGTGAGAATAAATGGGAGTTGCACCATCTTGGCCAAAGGGTGTTAGAGATCCTTGATTTGATTAGGCAGGATCTTGTCACAGTGAGAAATGAAGAATCGAGCTCACAACCACTGAAGTGGCATCCTCTAAAGGTTTCTATGGATTACTCTTTGCATCCAGTATCCGCAGAGCCAGCTCTGTTTCCAAGATCCACATTGTATGACTCGCGTAAGGCTTCGAAAGAAACGATTTTCCAACACAATGAAGCCatcgaaaatcaagtttcaacCCTAATTGAATTGCTTCTCGAGGTAAGAGGTACTGACCAGGGACGAGAACACATGCTGTCACAAATTGAAGCAATCGAGAGTCTAAAAGTTTCTCTAAAGAATGGTGCCCACCAAATGCCCGTAATGGAGACACTAAAAGATCGGAAGAAAAGCGATAAAAGTGGTGTCTACAACAAGTTTTTGTTAAGCTGGCATGTTATCGACAGAGAAGATTTCAAAGCCTTCATGCGAATGAGCAAGTTTAGCATTCCAGTCCAACCTGAAGGGAAAGATGATGATTGTGTAGTTCTTCCTAAGACGTTTCGTGTATCGACGTTTCTTAACTGCTGCCTGTTCAAGAAAGAGACGTATGAAGACGACAGCGTTGAACTAATGGAGATGGATGTCTTTGATCACGGCGACTGGCAACAAGTTGTTTGTTGGAATGTTAATGAATCCGTGAACTTGCGTTCCGTTCTACCAGTGGAACTTTGTTCGTTCTGTGCTTCACATAACTGA
- the LOC138045166 gene encoding WD repeat-containing protein 5 homolog, protein MSVTAEEQTHLSGHKWHISRLEFCSGGLHLASASWDKTVRIWDLSTLESAFVLRHHRNPVTCLSWQPRHGAVGSLGLLASGSADCTVALWNGETGELLQSFSHHKGWVLGTSFSSDGSLLASASWDKNVCLVDARTGQLVQKFVGHTTGVWTCSFQTGGNATNLLCSGADDGSLKIWDTRTANSVMSLVGAHDDSVKSCAWSPDDGYIASGAADNKIALWEPRSGTLLSRIRGHEDAVNEVKFYPIVSSKSVPVIFSVGDDTCRVWHPLRKHSKQLQTIKQHKLGSEVEALALSPDGTLLATGARDRDIILSSLDVSLTEVDALPIEDQNEAAIDYGATLWRKYTKKVMQKIITKTPSLGDDQDTAQSNPKDTASLVGHAVHRAENKTKGKDILRGTPVSSADVNGNSQSDVILKEQRARLRKSSRTDAGVPNGLDSDALSQGNLKDQRAQLHKSYPNGMNITANNYEGNEYELGHQHLRPADGQLSDSHTSGHNIVDINGNHSWVVVENGEVRLRKNGYQSHGESSSATSSNYYADIALDK, encoded by the exons ATGAGTGTAACGGCAGAGGAGCAGACACATTTGAGCGGACACAAGTGGCATATTTCTCGGCTAGAATTCTGTTCCGGAGGCCTGCATCTCGCTTCAGCAAGCTGGGATAAAACAGTACGAATATGGGATCTTAGTACATTGGAGTCAGCGTTCGTTCTGCGACACCATCGAAACCCTGTAACGTGCCTATCTTGGCAGCCGCGACACGGGGCCGTGGGTTCGCTTGGCTTGCTTGCTTCTGGTTCGGCCGATTGCACCGTCGCTTTGTGGAACGGAGAGACCGGAGAATTGCTTCAGTCTTTTTCGCATCACAAGGGATGGGTGTTAGGAACTTCGTTTTCAAGCGACGGAAGTCTGTTAGCATCCGCTAGCTGGGATAAAAATGTGTGTCTTGTGGATGCACGAACTGGACAACTGGTTCAAAAATTCGTTGGTCATACTACGGGGGTATGGACTTGTTCGTTTCAAACAGGTGGCAATGCAACGAATCTGCTGTGTTCTGGTGCAGACGATGGGTCTTTAAAGATATGGGATACAAGAACGGCTAATTCGGTGATGTCTTTGGTGGGAGCTCACGATGACAGTGTAAAATCTTGTGCATGGTCGCCGGACGATGGGTATATCGCATCTGGAGCGGCAGATAACAAG ATTGCTTTGTGGGAGCCACGCAGTGGCACACTTCTTAGCAGAATCCGTGGACATGAGGATGCTGTCAATGAGGTGAAATTTTATCCAATAGTCAGCAGCAAGTCAGTTCCTGTAATCTTTTCTGTTGGTGATGACACCTGTCGTGTGTGGCATCCATTGAGGAAGCACAGCAAACAGCTTCAGACAATCAAACAACATAAACTTGGCTCAGAG GTCGAGGCTCTTGCCTTATCCCCTGATGGGACACTATTGGCTACAGGGGCACGGGATAGAGACATAATTTTGTCATCTCTTGATGTGTCGCTGACAGAAGTTGATGCCCTTCCCATTGAAGATCAAAATGAAGCAGCTATCGACTATGGTGCTACACTTTGGAGGAAATACACCAAGAAAGTTATGCAAAAGATTATTACCA AAACACCCTCTTTAGGGGATGATCAGGACACTGCCCAGAGCAACCCAAAGGACACAGCATCACTGGTTGGTCATGCTGTGCATAGAGcagaaaacaagacaaaaggAAAGGACATACTGAGAGGGACTCCTGTATCTTCGGCTGATGTCAATggaaacagccaatcagatgtGATTCTCAAGGAACAAAGGGCTCGATTGCGTAAGAGTTCACGAACTGATGCTGGCGTTCCAAATGGATTGGACAGTGATGCTCTTTCTCAGGGAAATCTAAAGGATCAGAGGGCACAATTGCACAAAAGTTACCCAAATGGCATGAACATCACTGCAAATAATTATGAAGGAAATGAGTATGAGCTAGGCCATCAGCATCTGAGGCCTGCAGATGGTCAGCTGTCTGACAGTCACACCAGTGGACATAATATCGTGGATATTAATGGCAACCATTCTTGGGTAGTTGTTGAAAATGGTGAGGTTCGTCTTAGGAAAAATGGATATCAAAGCCACGGCGAGAGTTCTAGTGCAACTAGCAGCAATTACTATGCTGATATAGCTCTAGATAAATG